The following are encoded in a window of Flavobacterium psychrotrophum genomic DNA:
- a CDS encoding GIN domain-containing protein, which produces MKRLILLALLTISTVTFAQKRDKIKGSKNVTTVQKELDAFDTIELEDNIEAYLVSGAAKPLEVETDDNLQEVIMAEVKGTTLRLYTSKEISGAKKIVVRIGYTPTLKSITTKHESMLYAATDLVTDSIAIKSIDFSKLFLNVKAKSFSLNMNDKATAELNLKTDNAIVALSKNAKIKALISCKDIKLDMYQKTVAAIEGDADKATVRVDNMVEFTGKRFTVKNLELTTESYAKSSISAAETLIMSASGKTVTEVFGNPDKLTITLKKFADSAVLSKKEDKDK; this is translated from the coding sequence ATGAAAAGACTTATCCTGCTTGCATTACTCACTATTAGCACTGTTACCTTTGCCCAGAAGCGCGATAAAATTAAAGGCTCTAAAAACGTAACTACCGTACAAAAAGAGCTTGATGCTTTTGACACTATAGAATTAGAAGATAATATTGAGGCTTACCTGGTAAGTGGTGCAGCAAAACCACTGGAAGTAGAAACAGATGACAACTTGCAGGAAGTTATTATGGCCGAAGTAAAAGGCACCACCCTGCGCCTTTATACCAGTAAAGAGATAAGTGGTGCAAAAAAAATAGTGGTGCGCATAGGCTATACCCCTACCCTTAAAAGCATTACCACAAAACACGAATCTATGCTTTATGCCGCCACAGACCTGGTAACAGACAGCATAGCCATTAAAAGCATTGACTTTTCTAAGTTATTTTTAAACGTAAAAGCAAAAAGTTTTTCGCTGAATATGAATGACAAGGCTACGGCAGAACTTAACCTAAAAACGGATAATGCAATTGTAGCACTTAGCAAAAATGCCAAAATAAAAGCTTTAATATCCTGCAAAGACATAAAGCTGGATATGTACCAAAAAACAGTTGCCGCCATAGAGGGCGATGCCGATAAGGCCACCGTAAGGGTAGATAATATGGTAGAATTTACAGGAAAACGCTTTACCGTTAAAAACCTTGAACTTACTACAGAGAGTTATGCAAAAAGCAGTATAAGCGCAGCAGAAACACTTATTATGAGCGCCAGCGGCAAAACAGTGACCGAAGTTTTTGGCAATCCTGACAAGCTGACCATCACTCTTAAAAAGTTTGCAGACAGTGCCGTACTTTCTAAAAAGGAAGATAAGGACAAATAA
- a CDS encoding PspC domain-containing protein, which produces MNKTVSINLGGIFFHIDEDAYQKLNRYFDAIKRSLSPDGKDEIMSDIEARIAELLSEKIKTDKQVVGQREIDEVISIMGKPEDYRIDEEGANGAGSASGNADYTSGNAGEPGSAGFEYYRTKKFYRDTDNAMVSGVCAGLGHYTRLEPLWIRIIFILLLIASFGTASIVYLLLWVLIPPAITTTEKLEMRGEPINISNIEKKVREEFAQVSDRLKNVDYDKIGGNVKTGFERAGHGVGSMFKSIFKVIGKILGALLTIWAGLVLGTMLVFFIIVLFATSATAPGWYPYVELVNSGTAPIWLTAVCMFFAIGIPFLGIFLLGLRILITNMKSIGTAAFFSLLVIWIASICGCAYFGLQQSAQFSSEGKVVVKSDLNISDQEPLNIKFTYDNYYAKSVNDTRTFEPVQDSVGHDLIFSNEVRLYIMKAEGNKPYIQVERKARGLSMNEARDIAKTIDYGFKVEGNNLILNNYLLTPAESKWHQQNVEVYLYLPEGYSFQPDGSVKHFDDSDNDFFDLWFDNDEHLYHMGSEKVECFDCVTDENGNPVISIEQVEMLPAPPEPVAPVTEPGDAQRSINNAQKSINEREREIELKEREIAIKERERQLNKSN; this is translated from the coding sequence ATGAATAAAACAGTAAGTATTAATTTAGGAGGCATATTCTTCCATATTGATGAAGATGCCTACCAAAAGCTGAACCGCTACTTTGACGCGATTAAGCGTTCGCTTTCGCCCGATGGCAAAGACGAGATCATGAGTGATATTGAGGCGCGTATTGCTGAGCTGCTTTCAGAAAAAATAAAGACCGACAAGCAGGTAGTAGGACAGCGCGAAATAGACGAGGTTATCTCTATAATGGGTAAGCCTGAAGATTACAGGATAGACGAAGAAGGTGCTAACGGCGCCGGAAGCGCATCCGGCAATGCTGATTATACATCCGGTAATGCGGGCGAACCCGGTAGTGCTGGCTTTGAATACTACCGTACCAAAAAGTTTTATCGTGATACAGATAATGCAATGGTATCTGGCGTATGCGCCGGCCTGGGGCATTACACAAGGCTGGAACCACTTTGGATACGTATAATATTTATACTGCTGCTAATAGCATCTTTTGGTACAGCATCTATAGTGTACCTGCTGCTATGGGTATTAATACCACCGGCAATAACCACTACAGAAAAGCTGGAGATGCGCGGTGAGCCCATTAACATATCTAACATCGAAAAAAAAGTACGTGAAGAGTTTGCCCAGGTAAGCGACAGGCTAAAAAACGTAGACTACGACAAGATAGGTGGTAATGTAAAAACAGGTTTTGAGCGTGCCGGCCATGGCGTAGGGAGTATGTTTAAAAGCATCTTTAAGGTTATAGGCAAAATTCTTGGAGCACTGCTAACTATATGGGCCGGGCTTGTACTGGGCACAATGTTAGTATTCTTTATCATAGTGCTGTTTGCTACATCTGCTACAGCACCGGGCTGGTACCCTTATGTTGAGCTTGTTAACTCTGGCACTGCCCCAATCTGGCTTACTGCCGTTTGTATGTTCTTTGCTATAGGTATACCTTTCCTGGGGATATTTTTACTTGGGTTAAGAATACTTATTACAAACATGAAATCTATAGGTACTGCTGCTTTCTTTTCACTGCTTGTAATATGGATAGCCAGTATTTGCGGTTGCGCTTATTTTGGTTTGCAACAATCGGCACAGTTTAGTAGCGAAGGAAAAGTAGTTGTAAAAAGCGACCTTAACATTAGCGACCAGGAACCACTGAACATAAAATTCACTTACGATAATTACTACGCAAAATCTGTAAACGATACCCGTACTTTCGAGCCCGTGCAGGACTCTGTAGGCCATGATCTTATATTTAGTAACGAGGTTAGGCTATACATAATGAAGGCGGAAGGCAACAAACCATATATACAGGTAGAGCGCAAAGCAAGGGGCTTATCTATGAACGAAGCCCGCGATATTGCAAAAACAATAGATTATGGTTTTAAAGTTGAAGGAAATAACTTAATTTTAAACAATTATTTGCTTACACCCGCTGAGTCTAAATGGCACCAGCAAAATGTAGAAGTGTACCTGTACCTGCCTGAAGGTTATAGTTTTCAGCCAGACGGCAGCGTAAAACATTTTGACGACAGTGATAATGATTTCTTTGACCTTTGGTTTGATAACGATGAGCACCTGTACCATATGGGATCTGAGAAAGTAGAATGTTTTGACTGCGTTACCGACGAAAATGGAAACCCTGTAATAAGCATTGAACAAGTTGAGATGTTACCTGCCCCGCCAGAGCCAGTAGCACCTGTAACAGAGCCGGGCGATGCGCAACGTTCAATAAACAATGCACAAAAGAGCATTAACGAGCGCGAAAGAGAAATTGAACTTAAAGAAAGGGAAATAGCGATCAAAGAACGTGAAAGGCAGCTAAACAAGAGCAACTAA
- a CDS encoding PadR family transcriptional regulator: protein MNVENTKAQMRKGVLEFCILSVLREKEAYTSEILDTLKNAKLLVVEGTVYPLLTRLKNDGLLSYRWEESTSGPPRKYYGLTENGKVFLKELNNTWTELSDAVTTITTIKSKSHE, encoded by the coding sequence ATGAATGTTGAAAATACCAAAGCCCAGATGCGCAAAGGGGTACTGGAATTTTGCATCCTATCTGTATTAAGAGAAAAGGAAGCATATACCAGCGAGATACTCGACACCCTTAAAAACGCAAAGTTGCTTGTGGTAGAGGGTACTGTTTACCCACTGCTTACAAGACTAAAAAATGACGGTTTACTAAGTTACCGTTGGGAAGAATCTACATCGGGGCCGCCACGAAAATACTATGGCCTTACCGAGAATGGAAAAGTTTTTTTAAAAGAGTTAAATAATACCTGGACAGAACTGAGCGACGCAGTTACAACAATTACCACCATAAAATCAAAGAGCCATGAATAA
- a CDS encoding head GIN domain-containing protein, translating to MIKVFVHIAKAAVAIIAALLFTSCMGINGSGNIVTEKRTVNGAFTKISAKDGLEVYISQGNAVTISVEADDNLQRHIKTEVSGGILKVYTDKNMHSSSATIVSITLPTLEGIESSGGTSVKGNTVFKTNNLVLDAGGGSHIEISADAQKITLDASGGSNSTIKGTTTTFNVDASGGSSVDAGSLVASTVDADASGGASVTVNAVKKLTADASGGSSINYVKTPESLQKDASSGGSVEQR from the coding sequence ATGATAAAAGTTTTTGTACACATTGCCAAAGCAGCTGTTGCTATTATTGCAGCACTACTTTTTACCTCGTGCATGGGAATTAACGGCAGCGGAAACATTGTTACCGAAAAGCGCACGGTTAATGGTGCCTTCACAAAAATTTCGGCTAAAGACGGGCTTGAGGTTTATATAAGCCAGGGCAATGCGGTAACCATTAGCGTAGAAGCTGATGATAACCTGCAACGCCACATAAAAACGGAAGTAAGTGGTGGTATACTTAAAGTTTATACCGATAAAAACATGCACTCGTCTTCAGCAACAATAGTAAGTATTACCCTGCCCACACTGGAAGGTATTGAATCATCCGGAGGTACATCTGTAAAAGGCAATACGGTATTTAAAACCAATAACCTAGTGCTGGATGCAGGTGGCGGTAGCCATATAGAAATTAGTGCTGATGCTCAAAAAATTACCCTTGATGCCAGCGGCGGAAGTAACTCAACAATAAAAGGTACCACAACTACATTTAATGTTGATGCCAGTGGTGGCAGCTCAGTAGATGCCGGCAGCCTTGTAGCTAGTACGGTAGATGCCGATGCCTCAGGTGGGGCATCTGTAACGGTAAATGCTGTAAAAAAACTTACCGCAGATGCCTCCGGCGGTAGTAGCATAAATTATGTAAAAACACCTGAGTCGCTTCAAAAAGACGCTTCTTCCGGCGGTTCTGTAGAACAGCGATAA
- a CDS encoding CusA/CzcA family heavy metal efflux RND transporter → MLDKIIHFSINNKFIIGLFTLALILTGSYSLSNLPIDALPDITNNQVQIITTSPTLATQDVEQFITYPIELAVKPIPQVVELRSVSRFGLSVVTVVFEEDTDIYWARAQISERLKEAENTIPKNLGTPQMAPISTGLGEIYQYVVYPKKGYEKKYDATQLRTIQDWIIRPQLVGTAGVAEVNTLGGALKQYEIAIDPDRLKSMNTTTAEIFAALESNNENTGGAYIDKKPYAYFIRGIGMISSIDDINKIVVKNQNGIPILIRDVAKVQIGSSIRYGATTKDGKGEEVTGMVMMLKGANSGQVVGRVKEKIEQIKKSLPDGVSIEPFLDRTKLVDHAIGTVQKNLIEGALIVIFILVLLLGNWRAGLVVASVIPLALLFAICMMYFFNVSGNLMSLGAIDFGIIVDGAVIIVEAIIHRLETMKKGRITQENMNAEVYGAASKIRSSAAFGEIIILIVYLPILALTGTEGKMFGPMAQTVSFAILGAFILSLTYVPMMSSLVLSKYTGHTPNFSDKIIAAVYNVYRPLLDGALKIKGIVISAALGLFVIALIIFNSLGGEFIPTLDEGDIATHLIISSGSSLSQEIEATTKAEQILRKRFPEIKMIVTKIGSAEIPTDPMPMEAGDMIIIMKNKDEWTSAKTKEELMEKMEEALEEIPGATTEFSQPVQMRMNELMTGVRSDVAIKIFGEDIDRLVSAGDEVMEQIQGISGITDARPERVAGLPQITVKYDKDKLALYGINVSDLNRVVRMGFAGEAAGTVYEGEKRFDLVVRLAEDKRQDINNLKSLFITLPSGNQIPLDQVAEVKLEDGPMQISREDGRRRIVVGFNVRGRDVQSVVKQIQAKLDKNLKLPAGYYITYGGQFENLQQANKRLMVAVPVALGLIFILLYFTFKSIKQSVLIFTAIPLSAIGGVFALWLRGMPFSISAGVGFIALFGVAVLNGIVLIAYFNELKKEGMANIYDRIKEGTKVRLRPVLLTAAVASLGFLPMALSSGAGAEVQKPLATVVIGGLITATLLTLIVLPILYFYFEKGFKNSNGNAASKLAIALLLLMPFAGFSQQPLTLEQAILTGLQNNGAVKAAALDVTRQQQLRGTAIDLPKTEITGSFGQLNTKAQDKNISVSQTFSPFQFGARRKLLNENVKAGELRLGQTRQDITFEIRQSWNTMLHYMQLNKIFAEQNILMQQFVRAAELKFKTGETGSLESTTARVKQQELLQQIKQNETLIAVEKTKLKALLKLDEDFIIAASEFKPNIFAVAKDSTMVSQNTTLQLAQQQVNVATAEKKAERSLLLPDISAGYFIQSFTGNQEWNGVTTYYNNALRFQGFSVGINIPVFWNASSARIRAANTNVKVQQANADYLKAQLTGSFEQQAKQLETYASMLQYYTDTALPNATAISGNATKAYQNGDISYVEYVQGLETALTIRINYIDAINNYNQAAINLQYLLNQ, encoded by the coding sequence ATGTTAGACAAAATAATTCATTTCAGTATCAATAATAAATTTATTATTGGGCTGTTTACTTTGGCATTAATACTCACGGGATCATACTCTTTATCTAACCTCCCTATTGATGCCCTGCCTGATATTACTAATAACCAGGTACAAATTATAACAACCTCGCCCACACTTGCCACCCAGGATGTAGAGCAGTTTATTACCTATCCAATTGAATTAGCGGTTAAGCCCATACCACAGGTTGTAGAGTTAAGATCTGTAAGTCGTTTTGGGCTTAGCGTGGTAACAGTAGTATTTGAGGAAGATACAGATATTTACTGGGCAAGGGCACAAATATCTGAACGCCTTAAAGAAGCCGAAAACACGATTCCTAAAAATTTGGGCACACCACAAATGGCTCCAATAAGTACCGGGCTGGGCGAAATATACCAGTATGTGGTATATCCTAAGAAAGGCTACGAAAAAAAGTACGATGCTACACAACTGCGCACCATACAGGACTGGATCATCAGGCCGCAACTGGTGGGTACTGCCGGCGTAGCCGAGGTTAATACTCTTGGCGGTGCCCTTAAGCAATATGAAATAGCGATAGACCCGGACAGGCTTAAAAGCATGAATACTACTACTGCCGAGATATTTGCCGCGCTCGAGTCTAATAACGAAAATACAGGGGGAGCCTATATCGATAAAAAACCCTACGCTTATTTTATAAGGGGTATTGGTATGATTAGCAGTATTGACGATATTAATAAGATAGTCGTTAAAAACCAAAATGGCATTCCTATTTTAATACGCGATGTGGCTAAGGTGCAAATAGGCAGTAGCATTCGCTATGGCGCAACTACTAAAGATGGTAAGGGCGAAGAAGTTACCGGTATGGTAATGATGCTTAAAGGCGCAAATAGCGGGCAGGTTGTAGGCCGCGTTAAAGAAAAAATAGAACAAATTAAAAAATCGTTGCCAGACGGAGTATCTATAGAACCCTTTCTGGATCGTACTAAGCTGGTAGACCACGCCATAGGCACAGTACAAAAAAACCTTATTGAAGGTGCGCTTATCGTCATCTTCATACTCGTGTTGCTTTTAGGTAACTGGAGGGCCGGGCTTGTAGTGGCATCGGTTATACCCTTAGCACTATTGTTTGCCATTTGCATGATGTATTTTTTTAATGTGAGTGGCAATCTTATGAGCCTTGGGGCGATTGATTTTGGTATCATAGTAGATGGCGCAGTAATTATTGTTGAAGCAATTATCCACAGGCTCGAAACGATGAAAAAAGGCCGGATTACCCAGGAGAATATGAATGCCGAGGTTTATGGTGCAGCCTCAAAAATAAGAAGCAGTGCAGCCTTTGGCGAAATCATTATTCTTATCGTGTACCTGCCCATACTTGCGCTTACGGGTACAGAAGGCAAGATGTTTGGCCCTATGGCGCAAACGGTATCCTTTGCCATATTAGGAGCATTTATACTGTCTCTTACTTATGTGCCCATGATGAGTTCATTGGTACTAAGTAAGTATACAGGGCATACGCCTAACTTTAGCGACAAGATTATTGCGGCGGTATACAATGTATACAGACCACTTTTAGATGGGGCTTTAAAAATTAAAGGTATTGTTATAAGTGCTGCGTTAGGGCTTTTTGTTATTGCGCTCATCATTTTTAACTCGCTTGGAGGGGAGTTTATCCCAACGCTGGATGAAGGCGATATCGCCACACACCTTATAATTTCATCAGGCAGCTCATTGTCCCAGGAAATTGAAGCTACAACCAAGGCAGAGCAAATACTGCGCAAAAGGTTCCCGGAAATTAAAATGATAGTAACTAAAATAGGCAGTGCTGAAATCCCTACCGACCCTATGCCTATGGAGGCAGGTGATATGATTATCATCATGAAGAACAAAGATGAATGGACTTCGGCTAAGACCAAGGAAGAACTCATGGAAAAAATGGAAGAAGCCCTGGAAGAGATTCCGGGTGCTACAACCGAATTTTCGCAACCGGTACAAATGCGGATGAACGAACTAATGACCGGGGTGCGCAGTGATGTGGCTATCAAGATTTTTGGAGAGGATATAGACAGGCTTGTAAGTGCCGGAGATGAGGTAATGGAGCAAATACAGGGTATTAGCGGTATTACCGATGCCCGGCCTGAACGTGTGGCAGGGCTACCGCAGATTACCGTAAAATATGATAAAGACAAGCTGGCATTATATGGCATAAACGTTAGCGACCTTAACCGTGTAGTACGCATGGGGTTTGCGGGTGAGGCAGCCGGTACTGTATACGAAGGCGAAAAACGTTTTGACCTTGTGGTACGGCTTGCCGAAGACAAAAGACAGGATATAAACAACCTGAAATCGCTTTTTATAACACTGCCATCCGGTAACCAGATACCGCTGGACCAGGTAGCAGAGGTAAAACTTGAAGACGGCCCCATGCAAATAAGCCGCGAAGATGGCCGCCGCCGCATTGTGGTAGGCTTTAACGTGCGTGGCCGCGATGTGCAAAGTGTTGTAAAACAAATACAGGCAAAACTCGATAAAAACCTAAAACTGCCGGCAGGTTATTACATTACTTACGGTGGGCAGTTCGAGAATTTGCAACAGGCTAACAAGCGCCTTATGGTGGCAGTACCGGTAGCACTGGGGCTTATTTTTATATTGCTGTATTTTACCTTTAAATCTATTAAGCAGTCAGTACTAATATTTACGGCAATACCGCTTTCTGCCATTGGTGGTGTGTTTGCCTTATGGCTGCGCGGTATGCCCTTCAGTATATCGGCGGGTGTAGGGTTTATAGCTCTCTTTGGTGTGGCAGTGCTTAATGGTATTGTGCTTATTGCTTATTTCAATGAATTAAAAAAAGAAGGTATGGCTAATATATATGACCGAATTAAAGAAGGGACAAAAGTAAGGCTAAGGCCGGTACTGCTTACTGCCGCAGTAGCGTCATTAGGCTTCCTGCCTATGGCACTAAGCAGTGGTGCCGGTGCCGAAGTTCAAAAACCATTGGCAACTGTAGTTATTGGTGGGCTAATAACAGCTACATTATTAACCCTGATTGTGTTACCTATACTATATTTCTACTTCGAAAAAGGATTTAAAAACAGCAATGGTAATGCAGCCTCTAAACTTGCTATTGCATTATTACTGTTAATGCCATTTGCCGGATTTTCTCAACAACCCCTTACGTTAGAGCAAGCCATTTTAACGGGGCTGCAAAATAACGGTGCGGTTAAGGCTGCTGCTTTAGATGTTACCCGACAGCAACAATTGCGCGGCACTGCTATAGACCTGCCTAAAACAGAAATTACAGGAAGCTTTGGGCAGTTAAATACAAAGGCACAGGATAAAAACATTAGCGTTTCGCAAACCTTTAGTCCATTTCAGTTTGGTGCCCGCAGAAAGCTGCTTAATGAAAATGTAAAGGCAGGCGAACTGCGCCTTGGGCAAACCAGGCAGGATATTACCTTCGAGATAAGGCAAAGCTGGAATACCATGTTGCATTATATGCAGCTTAATAAAATTTTTGCAGAACAAAATATCCTGATGCAGCAGTTTGTACGTGCAGCCGAACTAAAGTTTAAAACCGGCGAAACCGGATCTTTAGAAAGCACGACTGCCAGGGTTAAACAGCAGGAGCTCCTGCAGCAGATAAAACAAAATGAAACGCTGATTGCTGTTGAAAAAACAAAGCTAAAAGCGTTATTGAAACTCGATGAAGATTTTATAATTGCAGCATCAGAATTTAAGCCTAATATTTTTGCGGTGGCCAAAGACAGTACTATGGTATCTCAAAATACTACTTTGCAACTGGCACAGCAACAGGTTAATGTAGCTACAGCCGAAAAGAAAGCAGAACGTTCGCTTTTGCTTCCGGATATTTCGGCAGGATACTTTATTCAGTCGTTTACCGGTAATCAGGAGTGGAATGGCGTAACTACATATTATAACAATGCGTTGCGCTTTCAGGGATTTTCTGTAGGTATTAACATCCCGGTTTTCTGGAATGCGTCTTCGGCACGCATCAGGGCGGCAAATACAAATGTTAAAGTGCAGCAGGCTAATGCTGATTATCTTAAAGCACAGCTGACCGGTAGTTTTGAACAGCAGGCAAAACAGCTTGAAACCTATGCGTCTATGCTGCAATATTATACAGATACTGCACTGCCAAATGCTACTGCCATTTCAGGAAATGCTACCAAAGCTTACCAAAACGGTGATATCAGTTATGTAGAGTATGTGCAGGGGCTTGAAACCGCCCTTACCATCCGTATCAATTATATCGATGCCATAAATAACTATAACCAGGCTGCTATTAACTTGCAATACCTGCTTAACCAATAA
- a CDS encoding efflux RND transporter periplasmic adaptor subunit, translated as MKNINFKPLLYIVLGVVVVLLIDYYLIRNPKQEEVTTVATTAKNEEGTASKEVELNEAQFKASSIELGTFASKNLSEVVNANGYTELPPQNQADVSVHLTGVVSKINIIEGQHVNKGQVLAIVESPEFAKLQEAYATSKSNLEFLRLEFERQKTLSDENVNSKKVFQRTKADYETEKARFASLGKQLSLLNINSTSATASMPVIAPISGYVTNVNIKIGSNAEVGKPLLSIVDNSKLHVDLLVYEKDLGKVKPGQTIRFVLTNQGNKEVMGKVFNISQAFENETKSVAVHADIQNPGPGLIPGMYVNALIDVGANAVQALPNEAIVKADGREYIFVLEAGHKEQAHDDKETHEHNDGHAHEDKGVMYHFRRVEVKTGTAQLGYVQVTVLEALPKNAQLVLKGAYYIQSHLIKSAGGGGHEH; from the coding sequence ATGAAAAATATAAATTTTAAGCCCCTGCTTTATATCGTGCTTGGCGTAGTTGTTGTCTTGTTAATAGACTACTACCTGATTCGTAATCCTAAACAGGAGGAGGTAACAACAGTTGCAACAACAGCAAAAAATGAAGAGGGTACTGCTTCGAAGGAAGTTGAGCTGAATGAAGCACAGTTTAAAGCATCGTCTATAGAACTGGGTACATTTGCTTCAAAAAACCTGAGCGAAGTAGTTAATGCTAATGGCTATACCGAACTGCCGCCACAAAACCAGGCCGATGTTTCTGTACACTTAACCGGTGTAGTGTCTAAGATAAATATTATTGAAGGGCAGCATGTAAACAAAGGGCAGGTACTTGCCATTGTAGAAAGCCCTGAGTTTGCAAAACTACAGGAAGCTTATGCTACTTCAAAAAGCAATCTGGAATTTCTGAGGCTCGAATTTGAAAGACAAAAAACGCTGAGCGATGAAAATGTAAATTCTAAAAAGGTTTTTCAGCGTACAAAAGCTGATTATGAAACCGAGAAAGCGCGTTTTGCTTCGCTGGGCAAACAGCTGTCATTACTTAATATCAACAGTACTTCTGCAACGGCCAGTATGCCTGTTATTGCACCAATATCGGGTTATGTGACTAATGTAAATATAAAAATTGGCAGCAATGCCGAGGTGGGTAAACCGTTGTTAAGCATTGTAGATAACTCTAAGCTACACGTAGACTTACTGGTTTATGAAAAAGACTTAGGTAAGGTAAAACCGGGACAAACCATACGTTTTGTGCTAACTAACCAGGGTAATAAAGAGGTTATGGGTAAGGTGTTTAACATTAGCCAGGCTTTCGAAAATGAAACCAAATCGGTTGCGGTACATGCTGATATTCAAAATCCGGGGCCGGGGCTCATACCGGGTATGTATGTAAACGCGCTGATAGATGTGGGTGCTAATGCAGTACAGGCGTTGCCGAATGAAGCCATTGTAAAGGCAGACGGCAGGGAATACATTTTTGTACTGGAAGCAGGGCATAAAGAACAAGCCCACGATGATAAAGAAACTCATGAACATAATGATGGCCACGCACACGAAGATAAAGGGGTAATGTACCACTTTAGGCGTGTTGAGGTTAAAACCGGCACAGCACAATTGGGTTATGTGCAGGTTACTGTACTGGAGGCGTTGCCTAAAAACGCCCAATTGGTATTAAAGGGTGCATATTATATACAAAGCCACCTGATTAAAAGTGCCGGTGGCGGAGGGCATGAGCATTAG
- a CDS encoding DUF4442 domain-containing protein: MEFTPSKLNTFLLFKLPSAYFCGVRTKQINKEQCTVSVKHRWINQNPFNSMYFAVQAMAAELSTGALVMYHIKESGKKISMLVANNKSTFTKKARGRITFICTDGHLIKDAITQTIATGEGQTFWMKSVGTDEAGDVVSELQFEWSVRVKP, translated from the coding sequence ATGGAATTTACTCCTTCTAAGCTTAATACCTTCCTGTTATTCAAGTTGCCTTCGGCATACTTTTGCGGCGTAAGAACAAAGCAAATAAATAAAGAACAATGCACGGTTTCTGTAAAACACCGCTGGATAAACCAAAACCCGTTTAACAGTATGTATTTTGCCGTACAGGCCATGGCTGCCGAACTTAGTACAGGTGCACTCGTAATGTATCATATAAAAGAAAGTGGTAAAAAGATATCAATGCTGGTGGCTAATAATAAAAGTACCTTTACTAAAAAGGCGCGGGGGCGTATAACCTTTATATGTACAGACGGGCACCTTATAAAAGATGCCATAACTCAAACTATAGCTACGGGCGAGGGGCAAACCTTCTGGATGAAATCTGTAGGTACAGATGAAGCCGGAGATGTGGTTAGCGAGCTGCAGTTTGAATGGAGTGTGCGTGTAAAACCGTGA
- a CDS encoding GIN domain-containing protein: MKQLIIIAITALTGMMAQAQVTETRTAKPATTLEVKNGIEVIYTQGNATSVKVEANNREALDNVATEFKGNTLKVYIKNQAESKPQVSTVRVFVTQPQVTGFKVTNGAVVKATGILEVADADIKLETGATFVGNIKATGTCRIVSKNGSGFRGTVNAGKFKGDVTAGGYIKISGSAADAQFFCSSASIQAGQFICKSADVMAKNASAVAIYTDTAIKISTDASSSITYYGEPAQINLGDNAYSIQRATQKLTLN, translated from the coding sequence ATGAAACAATTAATCATCATCGCCATAACAGCCCTAACAGGAATGATGGCACAGGCACAGGTAACAGAAACAAGAACAGCAAAACCTGCAACAACGCTTGAGGTAAAAAACGGCATTGAGGTAATCTACACCCAGGGTAATGCAACCAGCGTAAAAGTAGAAGCAAACAACAGGGAGGCACTTGATAATGTGGCTACAGAGTTTAAAGGGAACACATTAAAAGTATATATTAAAAACCAGGCCGAGTCAAAACCACAGGTAAGTACAGTAAGGGTATTTGTTACACAACCACAGGTAACCGGCTTTAAAGTAACAAACGGCGCTGTGGTAAAAGCAACAGGCATATTAGAAGTTGCTGATGCCGACATAAAACTGGAAACCGGTGCTACCTTTGTAGGAAATATTAAGGCTACCGGAACCTGCCGCATTGTATCTAAAAACGGTTCAGGCTTTAGGGGCACGGTAAATGCCGGTAAATTTAAAGGCGATGTTACTGCCGGAGGGTATATTAAAATATCAGGATCTGCGGCAGATGCACAGTTTTTTTGCAGCAGCGCATCTATACAGGCGGGGCAGTTTATTTGTAAATCTGCCGATGTAATGGCTAAAAATGCTTCGGCTGTAGCCATATATACAGATACTGCCATAAAAATAAGTACCGATGCCTCCAGCAGTATTACCTACTATGGAGAACCCGCCCAGATAAACCTTGGCGACAATGCTTACAGTATACAAAGGGCTACGCAAAAGCTTACCCTTAATTAA